From Nitrosopumilus zosterae, the proteins below share one genomic window:
- a CDS encoding phosphate/phosphite/phosphonate ABC transporter substrate-binding protein produces MKKQKMLTLIAVIAVIGVTTMSLAQNVQAESLVPEWIKSNAGWWADGTVDDETFLNGIRFLIENDIINVSSESNTVDVDTLTIGFIPVEKADELTPKAQSLEKFLESKLGIDVEIVVPTNYETIIEGMRFGHIDGAFMDTGPAWITHQRTGAEAVLAELVAGKVNYQATVWALADNDSIHSIEDTVGKRVAFTSITGSSGFVRPMGTLVTDGHVVIEDGGDIVALESALAKNFESYTFAGGYKAALELLLNDNVDVAFGSDIAPQQYLELEDQVKLRPVTTIGPVPSHVFMVSADMSDSTKNALVDALIELNYDERNYILKDLYGAEALVPTTTTMHIGEFGTFIDALTGLDQVILDSYNKSK; encoded by the coding sequence ATGAAAAAACAAAAGATGTTGACATTGATTGCTGTAATTGCAGTAATTGGTGTTACAACTATGTCCTTGGCCCAAAATGTCCAAGCTGAAAGTTTGGTTCCTGAATGGATCAAATCAAATGCTGGATGGTGGGCCGATGGTACTGTAGATGATGAGACATTTCTTAATGGAATTAGATTCCTGATTGAAAATGACATCATCAACGTTTCATCTGAATCAAATACGGTTGATGTTGATACCTTGACAATTGGTTTTATTCCAGTTGAAAAAGCTGATGAATTGACTCCAAAGGCACAATCTCTAGAAAAATTCTTAGAATCCAAACTTGGCATTGATGTTGAAATAGTGGTACCAACAAATTATGAGACCATAATCGAGGGTATGAGATTTGGTCACATTGATGGAGCCTTTATGGATACTGGACCTGCCTGGATCACTCATCAAAGAACAGGTGCGGAAGCTGTTTTGGCAGAACTTGTTGCAGGCAAAGTAAACTATCAGGCAACAGTTTGGGCATTAGCTGATAATGATTCTATTCATTCAATAGAAGACACTGTTGGCAAAAGAGTGGCATTTACTAGTATTACTGGTTCATCAGGATTTGTTAGACCTATGGGTACACTTGTCACTGATGGACATGTTGTAATTGAGGATGGTGGCGATATTGTCGCATTAGAATCCGCGCTAGCAAAAAACTTTGAAAGCTATACTTTTGCTGGCGGATACAAGGCTGCATTAGAATTGCTGCTCAATGACAATGTAGATGTTGCATTTGGTTCAGATATTGCTCCACAACAATATCTTGAATTAGAAGATCAAGTCAAATTACGTCCAGTTACTACAATTGGACCTGTACCATCACATGTGTTTATGGTAAGTGCTGACATGTCAGACTCTACCAAAAATGCACTTGTTGATGCACTAATTGAGCTCAATTATGATGAGAGAAACTACATTTTGAAGGATCTCTATGGCGCTGAAGCATTAGTTCCAACAACCACAACTATGCATATCGGCGAATTTGGAACTTTCATTGATGCTCTGACAGGACTAGATCAAGTAATTCTAGACAGTTATAACAAGAGCAAATAA
- a CDS encoding DsbA family protein, with amino-acid sequence MTKIYLLTIPVIIGIVTGMSMVYFPENQDSKLLTVQKLIHNGSPIMGDPNAPITILEWGDYQCTFCYKFHQNTLDIIYEEYIKTGKVKLVFKDFPLNGSDSFLAAEAAYCADDQEKYWEYHDELYNNWGGERTGWITRESLDKFAQTVNLDLDEFNKCLNEKKYQNKVITLHEFGKEVGIDATPSFLVFNDNKIIKIRGNQPLEVFLKTFAEL; translated from the coding sequence ATGACAAAAATTTACCTATTAACAATCCCCGTAATAATTGGAATTGTAACTGGAATGTCAATGGTGTATTTTCCTGAAAATCAGGATTCAAAATTACTTACGGTCCAAAAACTGATTCACAACGGTTCACCAATAATGGGAGATCCAAATGCTCCAATAACAATTTTAGAATGGGGGGACTATCAATGTACTTTTTGCTACAAATTTCATCAAAATACACTAGATATCATTTATGAAGAATATATCAAAACAGGTAAAGTAAAACTAGTCTTCAAGGATTTTCCACTTAATGGTTCTGATTCATTTTTAGCAGCAGAGGCAGCATATTGTGCAGATGATCAAGAAAAATATTGGGAATATCATGATGAATTATACAATAATTGGGGTGGGGAAAGAACAGGATGGATTACGAGGGAATCTTTGGATAAATTTGCACAAACAGTAAATTTGGATTTAGATGAATTTAACAAATGTCTAAATGAAAAGAAATATCAAAATAAAGTAATTACACTTCATGAATTTGGAAAAGAGGTAGGAATTGATGCTACACCTTCATTTTTGGTTTTTAATGATAACAAAATAATCAAAATTAGAGGAAATCAACCACTAGAAGTATTTCTAAAAACATTTGCAGAATTATAA
- a CDS encoding CbtB domain-containing protein yields MSETRQISVSKTGVSKLAIVTLAIIFTAGLFVVGFDQGHVFSLVYGDQAFVDLYLHELTHDMRHAAGFPCH; encoded by the coding sequence ATGTCTGAAACGAGACAAATTAGTGTGTCCAAAACCGGTGTATCCAAACTAGCAATAGTTACACTGGCCATAATCTTTACAGCAGGACTATTTGTTGTAGGATTTGATCAAGGACATGTATTTAGTTTAGTTTATGGTGATCAAGCATTTGTAGATCTTTATCTCCATGAACTCACTCATGATATGAGACATGCTGCAGGTTTTCCCTGTCATTAA
- the prf1 gene encoding peptide chain release factor aRF-1: protein MKKIDVEKQDSVKLYKIRKILEELSKKSGRGTELITVYIPKGKQLHEIISSLQQEQGTADNIKSDLTRSHVVDSLGKVVQRLKMYKKTPEKGLVVFCGALPPEGGGPLGSEIVTVWEIEPPKDLNQYLYRCDDHFHVDILKDMLKDDNLIGFLAIDAKDAGWGLLHGDKIEVLAQTGSGVAGKHRQGGQSAKRFQKLREMELTYYFNRVAETTKEYFIDIYPIKGLVISGPGPTKEDFINGNYLEYRLQNMIINTIDASYSGAEGIREAFGKSSDILGDFRMVEEKKLIEDLFREINTNSGKGSYGLKEVIEFLKNNVVKVVLITDNTNLHRVEGICKRCKHFQEEIVERPQVIPKKTEFANSPCPGCNAMEVEVNEQDIVDYLELLAAKTGSQLEVISGSSEHGNMLASLGKIGAILRYNPGHG from the coding sequence ATGAAGAAAATAGATGTAGAAAAGCAAGATTCAGTTAAACTCTATAAAATTCGAAAAATATTAGAAGAATTATCAAAAAAATCAGGTCGTGGAACTGAGTTAATTACAGTATACATACCCAAAGGAAAACAACTTCATGAAATTATTAGCTCTCTTCAACAAGAGCAAGGAACAGCAGATAACATCAAATCAGATCTTACTAGGTCACATGTGGTCGATTCACTAGGTAAAGTTGTGCAGAGACTAAAAATGTATAAAAAAACTCCAGAAAAAGGATTGGTGGTTTTTTGTGGTGCACTGCCTCCAGAAGGAGGAGGTCCTCTTGGAAGTGAAATTGTAACTGTTTGGGAAATTGAGCCACCAAAAGATTTGAACCAATATTTGTACAGATGTGATGATCACTTTCACGTAGACATTCTAAAGGACATGTTAAAAGATGACAATCTAATTGGGTTCTTGGCAATTGATGCAAAAGATGCAGGGTGGGGATTGTTACATGGCGATAAAATTGAAGTTTTAGCTCAAACGGGTTCCGGTGTAGCAGGAAAACACAGACAAGGAGGTCAATCTGCAAAAAGATTTCAAAAACTCAGAGAGATGGAATTGACATATTATTTTAATCGAGTTGCAGAAACAACAAAAGAATATTTTATTGATATTTATCCGATTAAAGGTTTGGTGATTTCAGGACCAGGCCCTACAAAAGAAGATTTCATTAATGGAAATTATCTAGAATACAGATTACAAAATATGATCATCAATACAATTGACGCTTCGTACTCTGGTGCAGAAGGAATTAGAGAAGCTTTTGGAAAATCTTCAGATATTTTAGGAGACTTTAGAATGGTTGAAGAGAAAAAACTAATAGAAGATTTATTCCGAGAAATAAACACCAACTCTGGAAAAGGATCTTACGGATTGAAAGAAGTGATAGAGTTTCTAAAGAACAACGTTGTCAAAGTCGTCCTGATTACAGATAATACAAATTTGCACAGGGTTGAAGGGATTTGCAAAAGATGCAAACATTTTCAAGAAGAAATTGTAGAGAGACCACAAGTCATTCCTAAAAAAACAGAATTTGCAAATAGTCCATGTCCAGGCTGTAATGCTATGGAAGTAGAAGTAAATGAACAAGACATTGTAGATTATCTGGAATTATTAGCAGCAAAAACAGGTTCTCAATTAGAGGTAATTTCAGGAAGTTCAGAACATGGAAACATGCTTGCGAGTCTGGGAAAGATTGGTGCCATTTTAAGATATAATCCAGGTCACGGTTAA
- a CDS encoding ArsR/SmtB family transcription factor, whose product MSRKITLPQLKKYDITQKVIEALADSESRAILFSIIKKGNTAAELSDKLKIPLSSVYKKLGDLEELTLIEVEKWLLSDKGRKYKVYRSRISKADISIRKPEPTLTLVAN is encoded by the coding sequence ATGTCCAGAAAAATCACTTTACCTCAGTTAAAAAAATACGATATCACTCAAAAAGTTATAGAAGCATTAGCAGATTCTGAATCTAGAGCAATCCTATTTTCAATTATTAAAAAAGGTAATACTGCTGCAGAACTTTCAGATAAATTAAAAATCCCATTAAGCTCTGTTTACAAAAAATTAGGAGACCTTGAAGAATTGACATTGATTGAAGTTGAAAAATGGTTACTATCTGATAAAGGTAGAAAATACAAGGTTTACCGAAGTAGAATCAGTAAGGCAGATATCTCCATTAGAAAACCTGAACCCACATTGACATTGGTAGCCAATTAA
- a CDS encoding winged helix-turn-helix domain-containing protein: MSKSNIIQLSEFDITQKIIESLTNVCTRAVLFSVKNKSKDATQIAEELKISLSTVYKTLSVLEDLALAEVDKYVISPEGKKIKLYRSRIGKVEITLDNLEPSLNLYPNTENPKSNT; encoded by the coding sequence ATGTCAAAATCTAATATTATTCAACTATCTGAATTTGACATAACCCAAAAAATTATTGAATCGCTTACCAATGTTTGTACTAGAGCTGTTTTGTTTTCAGTTAAAAACAAATCAAAAGATGCAACACAGATAGCTGAAGAGTTGAAAATTTCTCTTTCTACGGTATACAAAACACTATCTGTACTTGAGGATCTTGCACTTGCCGAAGTTGATAAATATGTTATTTCCCCAGAGGGCAAAAAAATAAAACTTTATCGTAGTAGAATCGGAAAAGTTGAAATCACCTTAGATAATTTGGAGCCTAGTTTGAATTTATATCCAAACACCGAAAATCCTAAATCCAATACATGA